Proteins encoded by one window of Bremerella cremea:
- a CDS encoding DUF1549 domain-containing protein — MRMLSAFFLLLLGGAISAPTTAQADSRGESLARWINERGREVWGEPPAKCDDLTFARRVYLDIVGRTPSVSELRDFQDLGENRRDILVERLVFGEGPRAETYQRLSSENLARHWRRVLVPPGTAVAGSTMPLEAWLKNAFAERTPYDAMMRDLTAIQATNEAGSYYQLLGGLPENYVSHLSRSALGVRIECAQCHDHPFVDWKQADFWGLAAFYSNIPVGADNQPNSSVAGKITYEGKTYPAKFLWSDQPLGEKTNAPRARLATWLTSSENPQFSATAVNRIWQYLVGHGLYPDVDNLDLATPEQRQFLDQLGERFAHDGFDVHGLVAAICKSDWYQAETNAAPAGDAPFQRHLKVLSPEQVFDSLEQALLLPVGRVDQDAPRWTGERMQLVNRLSETVGATPEDYSAGIPQALMLMNGRLTNEAIDLESSRLLRAVVETPFFNDRDRLDTLFLAVLTRKPTEAERLALIKFVTDNSAEKSQQQAYGEILWALLNSPEFVLCR; from the coding sequence ATGCGAATGCTGTCTGCATTTTTCCTGCTTCTTCTGGGCGGCGCTATCAGTGCTCCCACGACCGCACAAGCAGATTCCCGGGGCGAATCGCTTGCCCGCTGGATCAACGAGCGTGGCCGCGAAGTTTGGGGAGAACCGCCTGCAAAGTGCGACGACCTGACATTCGCTCGCCGCGTTTATCTTGATATCGTCGGGCGAACGCCCAGTGTTTCAGAACTCCGCGATTTTCAAGATCTGGGCGAAAACCGCCGCGATATCCTGGTCGAACGTTTGGTCTTTGGCGAAGGTCCACGAGCGGAAACCTACCAGCGGCTCAGCTCGGAAAATCTGGCTCGCCATTGGCGACGCGTTTTGGTTCCGCCCGGAACGGCCGTGGCTGGCTCGACGATGCCGCTGGAAGCGTGGCTAAAAAATGCGTTCGCCGAACGAACGCCTTACGACGCGATGATGCGTGATTTAACTGCCATTCAAGCAACCAACGAAGCGGGCAGCTATTACCAACTGCTGGGCGGTTTGCCGGAGAACTACGTTAGCCACCTTTCTCGTTCGGCACTTGGGGTGCGGATTGAATGTGCCCAATGCCACGATCACCCCTTTGTCGATTGGAAGCAGGCAGACTTCTGGGGCCTGGCCGCTTTCTATAGCAATATTCCCGTCGGAGCAGACAACCAACCTAATTCCTCGGTTGCCGGAAAGATTACGTACGAAGGGAAGACCTATCCCGCTAAGTTTCTGTGGAGCGACCAGCCGTTAGGTGAAAAGACTAACGCCCCGCGGGCTCGTTTAGCCACGTGGCTCACTTCCAGCGAAAACCCCCAGTTCTCGGCCACGGCCGTGAATCGAATCTGGCAATACCTTGTTGGCCATGGCCTTTATCCCGATGTCGACAACCTCGACCTGGCCACCCCCGAGCAGCGACAGTTTCTCGATCAACTTGGCGAGCGTTTCGCTCACGATGGTTTCGACGTGCATGGACTGGTCGCGGCGATTTGTAAGTCGGATTGGTATCAAGCCGAAACCAACGCAGCCCCAGCCGGCGACGCCCCTTTTCAGCGTCACTTGAAAGTGCTCAGCCCTGAACAAGTCTTCGATTCGTTAGAGCAAGCATTGCTCTTGCCGGTCGGGCGGGTCGACCAAGACGCGCCACGCTGGACCGGCGAACGAATGCAATTGGTCAATCGTTTAAGTGAAACTGTCGGAGCCACCCCGGAAGATTATTCCGCCGGTATTCCTCAGGCCTTGATGCTGATGAATGGACGACTCACCAACGAAGCGATCGACCTCGAAAGCAGCCGCCTCTTACGGGCCGTGGTAGAAACGCCGTTTTTCAACGATCGCGACCGGCTAGATACGCTGTTCCTGGCGGTGCTAACCCGCAAACCAACCGAGGCAGAACGTCTCGCTTTGATCAAGTTCGTTACCGATAATTCCGCCGAAAAATCGCAGCAGCAAGCCTACGGAGAAATCCTTTGGGCCCTGCTCAACAGCCCGGAGTTCGTGCTATGTCGATAA